In Myxococcus stipitatus, the following are encoded in one genomic region:
- a CDS encoding MDR family MFS transporter yields the protein MRKTHRPLTTLALALSLFTAALEVTVVSTAMPTVVGELGGIHSYAWVFTAYLLASTITVPIYGKLSDLYGRKPVLLFGIGLFCVGSIASGLAMSMNALIAFRILQGVGAGAIQPVALTIIGDLYTMEERGRVQGAFSAVWGVAGLVGPVTGGLIVKYLSWHWIFFINVPVAVLTFGLLVAFFHEQVQHKPQQLDYAGAALLCAGVVALLVGVQGIGMNLWALPVAVVLLGAFVAVERRAPEPVIPMTIFKYPAIAVSSIAGALFSAAMFGATTYVPLYVQAVLGSSPTVAGGMITPMIVAWPLAALLAGKVMLRTGFRPLIVGGLGLTVLGATAMAVLLKQGASLLALQVALGVFGVGLGFASTSLLIAVQTSVGWELRGVATASNMFFRTIGGVLGVGLMGGVMVSQLMKDPSIPESATNALLSPERGHAAIPAEVLETLSGALTTGLTINFWLICAFTMAAFISGLFFPRVQRVAGAPVSTSSAAAPH from the coding sequence ATGAGAAAGACCCACCGTCCCCTGACCACCTTGGCGTTGGCCCTGAGCCTCTTCACGGCCGCACTGGAGGTCACCGTCGTATCCACCGCGATGCCCACCGTGGTGGGAGAGCTGGGGGGAATCCACAGCTACGCGTGGGTCTTCACCGCCTACTTGCTGGCGTCCACCATCACCGTGCCCATCTACGGCAAGCTGTCCGACTTGTACGGGCGCAAGCCGGTGCTCTTGTTCGGCATCGGGCTGTTCTGCGTGGGGTCCATCGCCAGTGGCCTGGCGATGTCGATGAACGCACTCATCGCGTTCCGGATTCTCCAGGGTGTGGGAGCAGGCGCCATCCAGCCGGTGGCGCTCACCATCATTGGAGACCTCTACACCATGGAAGAGCGAGGCCGCGTACAGGGGGCCTTCAGCGCGGTGTGGGGCGTGGCGGGTCTGGTGGGCCCCGTCACCGGTGGACTCATCGTGAAGTATCTGAGCTGGCACTGGATTTTCTTCATCAACGTGCCGGTGGCGGTGCTGACCTTCGGGCTGCTCGTCGCGTTCTTCCACGAACAGGTTCAGCACAAGCCACAGCAATTGGACTACGCGGGCGCCGCGCTCTTGTGCGCGGGGGTGGTGGCGCTGCTCGTGGGGGTGCAAGGGATTGGGATGAACCTGTGGGCACTGCCGGTGGCGGTGGTGCTGCTCGGGGCCTTCGTCGCGGTGGAACGCCGGGCGCCGGAACCCGTCATCCCGATGACGATTTTCAAGTACCCCGCCATCGCCGTCTCATCGATTGCCGGAGCGTTGTTCTCCGCGGCGATGTTCGGCGCGACCACCTATGTGCCGCTCTACGTCCAGGCCGTGCTGGGCAGCTCACCCACGGTGGCGGGCGGGATGATTACGCCCATGATTGTCGCCTGGCCGCTGGCGGCGCTGCTCGCCGGCAAGGTGATGCTGCGCACGGGCTTCCGGCCACTCATCGTCGGAGGGCTGGGGTTGACGGTGCTGGGGGCCACCGCGATGGCGGTGCTGCTCAAGCAGGGCGCGTCGCTGCTGGCGCTTCAGGTGGCGCTGGGCGTGTTCGGCGTGGGCCTGGGCTTCGCGTCCACGTCGCTGCTCATCGCGGTGCAGACGAGCGTGGGGTGGGAGCTGCGCGGCGTGGCCACGGCGAGCAACATGTTCTTCCGCACCATCGGCGGTGTGCTGGGCGTGGGGTTGATGGGCGGCGTCATGGTGTCCCAGCTCATGAAGGACCCGTCCATCCCCGAGTCGGCCACCAACGCGCTGTTGAGCCCGGAGCGCGGCCACGCCGCGATTCCCGCGGAGGTGCTGGAGACGCTCAGCGGCGCGCTGACCACGGGGCTGACCATCAACTTCTGGCTCATCTGCGCCTTCACGATGGCCGCCTTCATCTCCGGCCTGTTCTTCCCCCGCGTCCAGCGAGTCGCCGGAGCCCCCGTCTCCACGAGCAGCGCCGCCGCGCCGCACTGA
- a CDS encoding glutamate decarboxylase translates to MPLHGKDEIRDRINDDVYASPDLSVPMPKYRIPDGEHSADHAYAVVHDELLLDGNSRQNLATFCQTWSEPQVHKLMDECLDKNMIDKDEYPQTAEIETRCVNMLADLWHSPHAANTMGCSTTGSSEAAMLGGLALKWRWRAKRKAAGKPTDKPNLVCGPVQICWHKFARYFDVELRQVPLAPGRLVMTPAEMLKHCDENTIGVVPTLGITYSLIYEPVQDIAAALDDLQKRTGLDIPIHVDAASGGFLAPFIHQNVVWDFKLPRVKSINASGHKFGLTPLGCGWVVWRDKEDLPEDLIFRVDYLGGDMPTFALNFSRPGGQVVIQYYNFLRLGKEGYRRLQQACSDTANVIAKAIEQIGLFDVVYDGRGGVPGVTWKMKDGVKPGFTLYDLADRMRERGWLVPAYPMPADLQDMVVQRVLVRHGVSRDLATLLVTDLITCIEHFKRHPVSTPMSREEASGYHH, encoded by the coding sequence ATGCCCCTGCACGGCAAAGACGAAATCCGGGACCGCATCAACGACGACGTCTACGCTTCACCGGACCTGTCCGTCCCGATGCCGAAGTACCGCATCCCCGACGGTGAGCACAGCGCCGACCATGCGTATGCCGTCGTCCATGACGAGCTGCTGCTCGACGGCAACTCACGGCAGAACCTGGCCACCTTCTGTCAGACCTGGTCCGAGCCTCAGGTGCACAAGCTCATGGACGAGTGTCTCGACAAGAACATGATCGACAAGGACGAGTATCCGCAGACCGCGGAGATTGAAACGCGGTGTGTGAACATGCTCGCCGACTTGTGGCACTCGCCGCACGCGGCCAACACCATGGGCTGCTCCACCACGGGCTCCAGCGAGGCGGCCATGTTGGGGGGCCTGGCGCTCAAGTGGCGCTGGCGCGCGAAGCGCAAGGCCGCGGGCAAGCCCACCGACAAGCCGAACCTCGTCTGCGGCCCGGTGCAGATCTGCTGGCACAAGTTCGCGCGCTACTTCGACGTGGAGCTGCGCCAGGTGCCGCTGGCGCCCGGGCGCCTGGTGATGACGCCGGCCGAGATGCTCAAGCACTGCGACGAGAACACCATCGGCGTCGTGCCCACGCTGGGCATCACCTACAGCCTCATCTACGAGCCGGTGCAGGACATCGCCGCCGCGCTGGATGACCTCCAGAAGCGCACCGGGCTGGACATCCCCATCCACGTGGACGCGGCCAGCGGCGGCTTCCTGGCGCCCTTCATCCACCAGAACGTCGTCTGGGACTTCAAGCTGCCGCGCGTGAAGTCCATCAACGCCTCCGGCCACAAGTTCGGCCTCACCCCGCTGGGCTGCGGCTGGGTGGTGTGGCGCGACAAGGAGGACCTGCCCGAGGACCTCATCTTCCGCGTGGACTACCTGGGCGGCGACATGCCGACCTTCGCGCTGAACTTCTCGCGGCCAGGGGGACAGGTGGTCATCCAGTATTACAACTTCCTGCGGCTGGGGAAGGAAGGCTACCGGCGCCTGCAGCAGGCGTGCTCGGACACCGCGAACGTCATCGCGAAGGCCATCGAGCAGATTGGCCTCTTCGACGTCGTCTATGACGGCCGGGGCGGTGTGCCCGGGGTGACGTGGAAGATGAAGGACGGGGTGAAGCCCGGCTTCACCCTCTACGACCTGGCCGACCGCATGCGCGAGCGCGGCTGGCTGGTGCCCGCCTACCCCATGCCGGCGGACCTCCAGGACATGGTGGTGCAGCGGGTGCTCGTGCGCCACGGCGTCAGCCGCGACCTGGCCACGCTGCTGGTGACGGACCTCATCACGTGCATCGAGCACTTCAAGCGTCACCCGGTGAGCACGCCCATGTCGCGTGAAGAGGCGTCCGGCTACCACCACTGA
- a CDS encoding M4 family metallopeptidase, producing the protein MKIRVETPKLPVTRTTDSRPTAEVKNKAVGYSPGSSFDAQAKPAQAKPATTLTPPVKSGPVALESTASKEAIQTTVDFLQKQNTPTVSQLMAGRSSVVNRADFAPRAVEKDDLGMTHVRMDRMSEGVRVFGEQVVSHLGKDGKVDSVTGDVATVPTGLGKSPTKLSAQDALAVAQKDFAGKTDREPTTERVIFKGADGQYRAAFHVQLANTTDVGQGKDPRRMNYLVDAQTGQMLEKYNQMGGVAHDAHGHGASAKKPSLAMAEPSKKPVDPSTEPATDKANDTTQYSGKVEIGSTKNKDGTYALEDKSRGGGVQTRDALNRDPDTDSVTNKAITDDNDIWGEATDPARHKDAVDAQYGAQTTYDFYKDVLGRNSIDGKGEKLVSDVHVGKDFANAFWDGDKMNYGDGDGDQFGSLTTLDIAGHEITHGLTERTAGLQYRNESGALNEAFSDIMGVGVEWYASQKNGAVKFDWTVGEDTYTPNNGDPTDGLRDLSNPSSDGMSPDHYSKRYKGTQDHGGVHINSGIPNNAFYLLSEGGKNRTSNDEVKQGIGIEKGLKIYSRALNFYMTPTTNFAQAREATHKAAQDLYGKDSVEAKTVLESWSAVGVK; encoded by the coding sequence ATGAAGATTCGCGTCGAAACCCCGAAGCTTCCCGTCACGCGCACCACTGACTCGCGGCCCACCGCCGAGGTGAAGAACAAGGCCGTGGGGTACTCGCCGGGGTCCTCGTTCGACGCCCAGGCGAAGCCCGCGCAGGCGAAGCCCGCCACGACGCTGACCCCGCCGGTGAAGTCAGGCCCGGTGGCCCTGGAGAGCACGGCCAGCAAGGAAGCCATCCAGACGACGGTGGACTTCCTCCAGAAGCAGAACACCCCCACCGTGTCGCAGCTCATGGCGGGCCGCTCCAGCGTGGTGAACCGGGCGGACTTCGCGCCGCGCGCGGTGGAGAAGGACGACCTGGGCATGACGCACGTGCGCATGGACCGCATGAGCGAGGGCGTCCGTGTCTTTGGCGAGCAGGTGGTGAGCCACCTGGGCAAGGACGGCAAGGTGGACAGCGTCACGGGTGACGTGGCGACCGTCCCCACGGGCCTGGGCAAGAGCCCCACGAAGCTGTCCGCGCAGGACGCGCTCGCCGTGGCCCAGAAGGACTTCGCGGGCAAGACGGACCGCGAGCCCACCACCGAGCGCGTCATCTTCAAGGGCGCTGACGGCCAGTACCGCGCCGCGTTCCACGTGCAGCTCGCCAACACGACGGACGTGGGGCAGGGCAAGGACCCGCGCCGCATGAACTACCTGGTCGACGCGCAGACCGGGCAGATGCTGGAGAAGTACAACCAGATGGGCGGCGTGGCGCACGACGCTCACGGACATGGCGCCTCCGCGAAGAAGCCCTCGCTCGCGATGGCGGAGCCGTCCAAGAAGCCCGTGGACCCGTCGACGGAGCCCGCGACGGACAAGGCCAACGACACCACCCAGTACAGCGGCAAGGTGGAGATTGGCAGCACGAAGAACAAGGACGGGACGTACGCGCTGGAGGACAAGAGCCGGGGCGGCGGCGTGCAGACGCGCGATGCGCTCAACCGCGACCCGGACACGGACTCGGTGACGAACAAGGCCATCACCGACGACAACGACATCTGGGGCGAGGCGACGGACCCGGCGCGCCACAAGGACGCGGTGGACGCGCAGTACGGCGCGCAGACCACGTACGACTTCTACAAGGACGTGCTCGGCCGCAACTCCATCGACGGCAAGGGCGAGAAGCTCGTCTCCGACGTCCACGTGGGCAAGGACTTCGCCAACGCGTTCTGGGACGGCGACAAGATGAACTACGGCGACGGTGACGGCGACCAGTTCGGCTCGCTCACCACGCTGGACATCGCGGGCCACGAAATCACCCACGGCCTCACCGAGCGCACCGCGGGCCTCCAGTACCGCAACGAGTCCGGCGCCCTCAACGAGGCGTTCAGCGACATCATGGGCGTGGGCGTGGAGTGGTACGCCAGCCAGAAGAACGGCGCGGTGAAGTTCGACTGGACGGTGGGCGAGGACACGTACACGCCCAACAACGGCGACCCCACCGACGGCCTGCGCGACCTGAGCAACCCGTCCAGCGACGGCATGTCGCCGGACCACTACTCCAAGCGCTACAAGGGCACGCAGGACCACGGCGGCGTGCACATCAACTCGGGCATCCCCAACAACGCCTTCTACCTGTTGTCCGAGGGCGGAAAGAATCGCACCTCCAACGACGAGGTGAAGCAGGGCATCGGCATCGAGAAGGGCCTGAAAATCTACTCGCGCGCCCTGAACTTCTACATGACGCCGACCACCAACTTCGCCCAGGCCCGCGAGGCCACGCACAAGGCGGCGCAGGACCTGTACGGCAAGGACTCCGTCGAGGCGAAGACGGTGCTGGAGAGCTGGTCCGCGGTGGGCGTGAAGTAG
- a CDS encoding GFA family protein, protein MSDLAPKTSSSLKKYVGGCHCGAVRFEAEVDLKEAVNRCNCTICTKMGGTTTQVPPPTFRILKGEGALGEYRVGDSRNYRNFCKHCGVQVCGGGFVEELGGDFRSINVGCLDDVDISQLTIQHWDGRNNNWEAGSRPQPWPVRAA, encoded by the coding sequence ATGAGCGACCTGGCACCGAAGACCTCCTCCTCCCTCAAGAAGTACGTTGGCGGCTGCCACTGCGGCGCGGTGCGGTTCGAGGCGGAGGTGGACCTCAAGGAGGCGGTGAACCGCTGCAACTGCACCATCTGCACGAAGATGGGCGGGACGACGACGCAGGTGCCGCCCCCCACTTTCCGCATCCTCAAGGGCGAGGGCGCGCTGGGGGAGTACCGGGTCGGCGACAGCCGCAACTACCGCAACTTCTGCAAGCACTGCGGCGTCCAGGTCTGCGGCGGGGGCTTCGTGGAGGAGCTCGGCGGCGACTTCCGCTCCATCAACGTTGGCTGCCTGGACGACGTGGACATCTCCCAGCTCACCATCCAGCACTGGGATGGGCGCAACAACAATTGGGAGGCGGGTTCTCGCCCCCAGCCGTGGCCCGTGCGCGCGGCGTGA
- a CDS encoding AraC family transcriptional regulator: MSENTSRRPRITLGVEVRETPVGDVHYAAGSDHILSVHSSGPVRVACPASLSRDVRTRGQLNLLPAGVAETWVDDDAGSTVDLRLPHSLLRMAAEDMGLDPDRVGLEPKHHFRDEHIEHIGWAMEAEYRADFPNGALYRESLGLALAARLLARYRTQVESRGGLAAPQLQRVTDYVEAHLDQDLSLERLARVAGVSASHFKMLFKRSVGVPVHEYVIQRRVERARSLLLRGGVPTGQVALEAGFSHQSHMARHMRRILGVTPGAIVRSRA, translated from the coding sequence ATGAGCGAGAACACGTCCCGCCGGCCTCGAATCACCCTGGGGGTGGAAGTGCGCGAGACGCCCGTGGGGGACGTGCACTACGCGGCGGGCTCCGACCACATCCTGAGCGTCCACTCGAGCGGGCCCGTCCGAGTCGCCTGCCCGGCCTCTCTCTCCCGTGATGTGCGCACGCGAGGGCAGCTCAACCTGCTGCCCGCCGGCGTGGCCGAGACCTGGGTGGACGACGACGCGGGCTCGACGGTGGACCTGCGGCTGCCTCACTCCCTGTTGCGCATGGCGGCCGAGGACATGGGCCTGGACCCCGACCGGGTGGGGCTGGAGCCCAAGCACCACTTCCGCGACGAGCACATCGAGCACATCGGCTGGGCGATGGAGGCGGAGTACCGCGCGGACTTCCCCAACGGGGCGCTCTATCGGGAGAGCCTGGGCCTGGCCCTCGCCGCGCGCCTGCTGGCCCGCTACCGCACCCAGGTCGAGTCACGCGGAGGGCTCGCCGCTCCGCAGCTCCAGCGGGTCACCGACTACGTGGAGGCCCACCTGGACCAGGACCTCTCCCTCGAACGCCTGGCGCGGGTGGCGGGCGTCAGCGCCTCGCACTTCAAGATGCTCTTCAAGCGCTCCGTGGGCGTGCCCGTCCACGAGTACGTGATTCAGCGCCGGGTGGAGCGCGCCCGCTCCCTGCTCCTGCGTGGCGGCGTTCCCACCGGACAGGTCGCGCTGGAGGCGGGGTTCTCGCACCAGAGCCACATGGCCCGGCACATGCGCCGCATCCTCGGGGTGACACCGGGCGCCATCGTCCGTTCGCGCGCCTGA
- a CDS encoding SDR family NAD(P)-dependent oxidoreductase: MGRYSGKKAVVTGGTAGIGLATVKMLLAEGAEVLLTGRGEKALEAARKELGPRAHGVRSDTASLRDIDALAATVQEKLGQVDLVVINAGYTPMKRIGEADEVARAALFLGFEATFTTGAELPVDGGISQL, encoded by the coding sequence ATGGGCAGGTATTCAGGGAAGAAGGCCGTCGTCACGGGAGGCACGGCGGGCATCGGGCTGGCGACGGTGAAGATGTTGCTCGCGGAGGGCGCGGAGGTGCTCCTCACCGGGCGCGGAGAGAAGGCGCTGGAGGCGGCGCGCAAGGAGCTGGGTCCGCGCGCCCACGGGGTGCGCTCCGACACGGCGAGCCTGCGTGACATCGACGCGCTGGCCGCCACCGTCCAAGAGAAGCTTGGCCAGGTCGACCTGGTCGTCATCAACGCGGGCTACACGCCCATGAAGCGCATCGGCGAGGCCGACGAGGTGGCCCGAGCGGCGCTGTTCCTCGGCTTCGAGGCGACGTTCACCACCGGCGCGGAGCTTCCCGTCGACGGTGGCATCTCACAGCTCTGA